The DNA region AGAGTAGAGATGGAAAGTGCACAAACAAGAAAAATATATTAATTCTAAATTTTCGGAAAATTAAATCTAAAGGGGTTTGTGTCCACACTCTCTATAATTAAGACTTTATCACTAGAAATAAAATAAAACAACAAAATTCGCATAAATTCGACATTTTTTTCGTGAATTAAAGACGTACGGAAACGCTTCAAAGAATAACCCACTACATCTGAAAAATTCTCCAATTTCGGCGGGTGTTTTTTCTTATACTTTGTCTTGTAGTTTCCTATATAAAGCTAATCTTGAAACTGCACTAATAATAGTGTTCTTATCTTTTTTTTACTTATATTATGTAGGAATTAGTTGAAGGGAAATTCAGCCTCTAAAAGGATGTTCCGTCTAACTTTTTCAATTTCATGTTTACTATATAGTTTTTATATAACAAGAAAAAAGTAGGGGGAAGAAGCGCAAATAACAATTTCCTAATGAAGAATTGGTAGAAAGATTCCTTGTTTCACAATTTGAAACATACAATCAGCGTTTCACAACTCGTTGTCACTTAGGTTTCGATCAAGCTCAATCAGAACTAACAGCTATGTTTGAAGATAAAAAATAAAGAACCCTCTCCTCTGCAAGAAAAGAAATTCTTTATTTACACAAAAATATTGACGGTACCTGAAGTAGTACATCTCTATAAAAAAACATACAATCTTACCAACAAATACAAGGTTGTATGTTTTTATATTATTTACATGTATTCAGGTGCAATCCGGTCCTATTTGCGGTTGTCCTATTTGTGGTTCTCCTATTTGTACAATCTATTTATTTTGTGCAATCTTAGCACCTTCATATAATTTATCTGTATAATTTTTAAGGTCCTGCCAATTATCCTTCGCTGTATTCAGATCTGCTCTTATAATCTCATCAAACAAGTCTAGACTAATGCTGTCAACACTGGCAATCAATGATTTATATTTTTTCTCCACTGTCCCCCACTGAGTCTTTATATTTTCAAGAGCAGTAACAGCTGTACCAACTGTTGCAGCCATATGTTCCGTTTTATTTTTGGCATCAGTCAAAATAACTACTTCTGCCTCTGCTCCAGAAATTCTGGACTTTAATTGTTCTATTTCTTGTTGTGCAGATGCGATATTCTTGTCAGCAGTGACAATCAATGGTATACCAATCGGAGGCATAAATACAGATAAAGCTATATAGCCACCACGTTTATCATAGTTTTCTTTAATTGTATTATTACAATTCTCAATTCGTTGTTGTAGAAGCGGAATACCAGCGTTCGTACTTTCTAGAATATTCTCCAATTGATTGAAATCTTCTTTGAAATTTCTTGTATTTTCTGCTATTTCACCTTGAAAATTTTTCAATTTTTCTAACAGTACATCTAATTTTTGACTATTGTACAAAATACTATTGTACAAATTTTCTAGTTCATATTTTAATTTCTCTGTATCTTTTTGCTCTATAGCAGTTAGTAAAAGCTTATAACTTGCTTGAAACGTATCATTATAACTTACAATATTCTGATGCGTGTACATAATACGAGTTTTAAAATACATGAACCAAAAGTCGGCATTCTCTATTGCATCCCGTTGATGCTTAATCATGTTTGCTTGTAAATCACCATTTATAGAACTTATTTTACTTAAATCTGTCAGCTGTTGATTACTGATTGTATTGGCATATGAATCCATTGTAAGGATATTTGCCACCATTTTTCCCATTACTTCTTTAAATTCACCAGGACCAAGGGAATAGTTCTTCAAACTTTCTTGCTGTTGGGACACAGTTTGTTCTGCTGCCAAAGTATGAAGTGGAATTACATTACTCGCTGCCATTCCCGTAATGATTGTTGACAAAATAATTTTCTTATATAAATTCTTATTCATCTTTTTCACCTACTCTTTCACATGCATCACATATTTTATTAAATTCATAAGCTTCTATTCTTTACTTCAAATGAATTATGATTATTGCAAATAAAACAACATATTAAGATAGAGATTCTCGTACTTTCTTATTCTATAATCTTTATTAAGTTTCATAACTATATAGGAAGTCTCCTGCTCAAACTTGAACAGGAGACTCACATTATGTGTTCTTCAAAAGAGAAACTCAGTATATTATATTTTTCATTACTTCGGCAATTTCTTGATGTAATATTATTTGTTCAAGAATGAAATCTCACTACTTTGAATATTTTCAGCATACTTTCTAATCTGCTCCCAATGATCCTTCGCTGTATCCAGATCTGCTGTTATATCCATAGCAAGGAATTCTGGGTCAACAGCTTTAGCACTCTTAATCAATGAGTCATATTTTGTTCCCATTCCATCCCACGCAGTCTTTATATTTTCAAGAGAAACAATAGCTTTATCAATTGTATCTGTTAAATTTTTAATATCACTTTGCACTATCGTTAATCTAGCTGACTGTAGTTTCGCCATTGAAATATCTTGTGTTAGCTTTATAATTTGGTCTTGTGCCTTGATTATCTGCTGCTGCGATGAAACTACTCCGTATATCCCACCTCCTAATATAGGTGCACCAATGGGCGCAAAAGGTGAAAGAACTAAATATGCACCAGCAGCAGTTGCAACCGACGATGCAATATAAATTTTGTTATTCTCATCGATTACTGCTTTATTTGTTTCGATTTGTTGCTGAAACAGTGGAATTCCGGCTTCTTCACCAGTTAAAATATTTACAATCTTTTCAGCATTCCCTTTTAAATTTTGTGTATCTTTTTCTAATTTGCCGCGAAAGCTTTTCAAATCATCCACTAATTTGGTCACTTGATCTTTATTCTGTGAAATTTCATCATTCAACTTTGTAAGCAAAGCTGTTAGTTTGACTGGATCATTTTTATATTGTAATAAATAACGAGAGTAATTTTGGAATTTTGTATCATAACTGATAATATTTTGATTCGTCGTAATTATTCCTGACTTCAAATTATTTAACCAGTATGTTGCATTTTCTCTAGTAAGATTTTGGTTGGCTTTAATGTCTGTTTTTAAATTATCGCCAACTGAAGATAAACCATCCAAATTAATATCTGCTTGTTTAAGTATAGTTAAAGCATACAGGTCCATTACCAACATATTGGATTTAGTATCCTTCATCGCATGATCAAGCCCTGTTGGTCCAAGGTAATAACTAGGGTATTTTAGGTCTTGATTTGCATAAATAGGTGCTGGTTCCTCTGCCGAGGCATATGATGGCATAATGCCACCCGCTACGATTGTTGCTATTAATGTAGATAAAGCCATTACTTTATAAGGTTTTTTCATCACATTTTTCTCTCCTTACATTATTAAGAATTATTGTTCTGAATTCTACAAATTTCATCCTGTTACTTTTATTTTTGTAACACTCTCTTGATATTCCGTTGTTTGTTTTTTCAATTCATCCGTAAACTGTTTAAGCTCTTTTAATCGTGCTTGTAATGAATTAGAATCTATTTTCACATCAGTATTAAGACTTGTCCCCGTTTCAATCATTATGTTATTAAAGGTGTCCCAACTACTTACTAGATTGTCAAAACTCTGAGTTTGCTTTTTAACTGTTCTTGTAAAGTTATTTAATTGCTGCTCAATAAGTGTCATTTGAGTTGCTTGCACTTCAATATTCGATAAATTTTGTACCAATTGAATTAGTTTCTGTTGCTTTTGAGCAATAGC from Bacillus mycoides includes:
- the nheB gene encoding non-hemolytic enterotoxin subunit B codes for the protein MKKPYKVMALSTLIATIVAGGIMPSYASAEEPAPIYANQDLKYPSYYLGPTGLDHAMKDTKSNMLVMDLYALTILKQADINLDGLSSVGDNLKTDIKANQNLTRENATYWLNNLKSGIITTNQNIISYDTKFQNYSRYLLQYKNDPVKLTALLTKLNDEISQNKDQVTKLVDDLKSFRGKLEKDTQNLKGNAEKIVNILTGEEAGIPLFQQQIETNKAVIDENNKIYIASSVATAAGAYLVLSPFAPIGAPILGGGIYGVVSSQQQIIKAQDQIIKLTQDISMAKLQSARLTIVQSDIKNLTDTIDKAIVSLENIKTAWDGMGTKYDSLIKSAKAVDPEFLAMDITADLDTAKDHWEQIRKYAENIQSSEISFLNK
- the nheC gene encoding non-hemolytic enterotoxin subunit C, yielding MNKNLYKKIILSTIITGMAASNVIPLHTLAAEQTVSQQQESLKNYSLGPGEFKEVMGKMVANILTMDSYANTISNQQLTDLSKISSINGDLQANMIKHQRDAIENADFWFMYFKTRIMYTHQNIVSYNDTFQASYKLLLTAIEQKDTEKLKYELENLYNSILYNSQKLDVLLEKLKNFQGEIAENTRNFKEDFNQLENILESTNAGIPLLQQRIENCNNTIKENYDKRGGYIALSVFMPPIGIPLIVTADKNIASAQQEIEQLKSRISGAEAEVVILTDAKNKTEHMAATVGTAVTALENIKTQWGTVEKKYKSLIASVDSISLDLFDEIIRADLNTAKDNWQDLKNYTDKLYEGAKIAQNK